The window GACTTTGTCATCACGTGCATTCTCGAACGACGTGTATGCTCGTTTTGCAGAGTTTGTGACGCAATACTTCCATTACGACATGGTATTGCCCATGAATACCGGTGCTGAGGCAGTAGAAACCGCATTGAAGTTGGCAAGAAGATGGGGGTACGAAAAGAAGGGGATTGAACCAGGACATGCTGTCATTTTGGGTGCCAAGGGTAATTTCCATGGAAGAACTTTTGGTGCCATTTCGTTGTCcactgatgaagaagattcaagaaagaattttgGTCCCTTTTTACATAATACAACTTCACAATGGAAGGGAGACATGATTAGATATGGGGTCGTAGAGGACTTACAAAAGGCGTTCGAATCTCATGGAGATACCATCGCCGCAGTGATCTTGGAACCTATTCAAGGTGAAGCTGGTATTGTTGTACCACCTATGGATTATTTCCCCAAAGTACAACAGTTGTGTAAGAAGCATAACGTGTTATTGATCTGCGATGAAATTCAAACAGGTATCGGTAGAACAGGTAAATTGTTGTGTTTTGAACACTACACTGATGTGAAACCAGATATCTTACTATTGGGGAAAGCTCTATCTGGTGGTGTTTTACCTGTTTCATGTGTTCTCTCCTCCAAGGATATCATGCTTTGTTTCACTCCTGGATCTCACGGATCCACTTTTGGGGGGAACCCAATGGCTTCCCGTGTTGCCATAGCTGCCTTAGAGGTCGTCagagatgaaaaattagtgGAGAGAGCCGCTACTTTGGGTGAATTGCTAAAcaatgaattattgaaattgcaAAAGGAATCTGGCGGAATCATTTCAGAAGTGAGAGGTTTGGGGTTATTAACTGCCATAGTGATCGATCCAAAATTGGCTAATGGAAGGACCGCTTGGGATTTGTGTTTATTGATGAAGGATCACGGTGTTTTGGCTAAACCAACCCATAACCACATCATAAGATTAGCTCCACCATTGGTCATCTCCAAGGAAGACTTGTTGAAGGGTGTAGATGTAATTAAACAatgtttgaaattgttaCCCAATGCTCCCATAGCAGAAAATCATTAAGAATTGCTTGTATCTATGTACGTATTACTAtg is drawn from Naumovozyma castellii chromosome 10, complete genome and contains these coding sequences:
- the CAR2 gene encoding ornithine-oxo-acid transaminase (ancestral locus Anc_4.317); amino-acid sequence: MPQQDFFNISSQQTFQLEDQYSAHNYHPLPVVFHKAQGVHVWDPEGKEYLDFLSAYSAVNQGHCHPHIIAALVDQASKLTLSSRAFSNDVYARFAEFVTQYFHYDMVLPMNTGAEAVETALKLARRWGYEKKGIEPGHAVILGAKGNFHGRTFGAISLSTDEEDSRKNFGPFLHNTTSQWKGDMIRYGVVEDLQKAFESHGDTIAAVILEPIQGEAGIVVPPMDYFPKVQQLCKKHNVLLICDEIQTGIGRTGKLLCFEHYTDVKPDILLLGKALSGGVLPVSCVLSSKDIMLCFTPGSHGSTFGGNPMASRVAIAALEVVRDEKLVERAATLGELLNNELLKLQKESGGIISEVRGLGLLTAIVIDPKLANGRTAWDLCLLMKDHGVLAKPTHNHIIRLAPPLVISKEDLLKGVDVIKQCLKLLPNAPIAENH